A portion of the Nitrospira sp. genome contains these proteins:
- a CDS encoding type II toxin-antitoxin system RelE/ParE family toxin has protein sequence MPYQVVFPSERVEREFQKTLTKIPADYREAVVRAVRSLAVNPRPEGKRMKELTGHKVASHFTTEFRLRVGPFRVLYDVDDQRRKVVLLKLAKRNEQTYK, from the coding sequence TTGCCCTACCAGGTCGTGTTCCCCAGCGAACGGGTCGAACGCGAGTTTCAGAAAACGTTGACCAAGATCCCCGCCGACTACAGGGAAGCCGTCGTTCGCGCGGTCCGGTCTCTCGCCGTCAACCCAAGGCCGGAAGGAAAGCGGATGAAAGAGCTTACCGGCCACAAGGTCGCTTCACACTTCACCACCGAGTTTCGTTTACGCGTCGGCCCCTTCCGGGTCCTGTACGACGTGGATGACCAACGCAGGAAGGTGGTGCTGCTCAAGCTCGCCAAACGCAACGAACAGACGTACAAGTAG
- a CDS encoding cytochrome ubiquinol oxidase subunit I produces MESALIYDRLQFAITATFHYLFPQLTMGLALLLFYLRSKALLGGGEHYHLVARFWTKIFALSFAFGVVTGIPLEFQFGTNWAKFSNFAGGVIGQTLAMEGLFAFFLESSFLGILLYGDKRFSRGVQWFASLMLFLGSWLSGYFILATNAWMQHPVAYTVAPDGRLFVDSLSGLLTNPWLLWQFTHNMTAAVVTASFVMAAVGALYLLSGVHQEYARTFVRIGVVAGCGAAALMIYPTGDGNAKQVFEYQPVKGAAFEGLFRTERGAGLLLIGQPNMETMTIDNPLVVPGALSFLVYDEIYAKVKGLDAFPRLDWPDNLPLLYYSYHIMAGLGTIFVGVMGLALLWLWRGRLFTASWLLWLLVLSAPFPYIATTAGWMTAELGRQPWLVYGLLRTSEGASPLVHSGNALFTLLGFLGLYLLLGILFLFLFLETIRQGPAGSPNGGTA; encoded by the coding sequence ATGGAAAGTGCGCTGATCTATGACCGCCTGCAATTTGCGATCACCGCCACCTTCCACTATCTCTTTCCGCAGTTGACGATGGGGCTGGCACTGTTGCTGTTCTACTTGAGGAGCAAGGCGCTCCTCGGCGGCGGCGAGCATTACCACCTGGTGGCTCGCTTTTGGACCAAGATCTTCGCCTTGAGCTTCGCCTTCGGCGTGGTCACCGGCATTCCGCTCGAATTTCAGTTCGGCACCAACTGGGCGAAGTTTTCCAACTTCGCCGGCGGCGTCATCGGCCAAACGCTGGCGATGGAGGGGCTATTTGCGTTTTTTCTGGAGTCCTCGTTTCTTGGCATCTTGTTGTACGGCGACAAGCGGTTCAGTCGTGGCGTGCAATGGTTCGCGTCGTTGATGCTCTTTCTGGGCTCCTGGCTCTCCGGCTATTTCATCCTGGCCACGAACGCCTGGATGCAACATCCCGTCGCCTACACGGTCGCGCCGGACGGGCGGCTGTTCGTCGACAGTCTCTCTGGATTGCTGACCAATCCCTGGCTTCTCTGGCAATTTACGCACAACATGACGGCGGCGGTGGTCACTGCTTCGTTCGTCATGGCGGCCGTCGGGGCGCTCTACCTGCTCTCGGGAGTCCATCAGGAGTACGCCCGGACGTTTGTTCGCATCGGCGTGGTGGCCGGCTGCGGCGCGGCCGCGCTGATGATCTATCCGACGGGCGATGGGAATGCCAAACAGGTCTTCGAGTATCAGCCGGTGAAAGGTGCGGCGTTTGAAGGGCTTTTCAGAACTGAACGGGGTGCCGGGCTGTTATTGATCGGTCAGCCGAACATGGAAACGATGACCATCGACAATCCGCTCGTTGTGCCAGGTGCCTTGAGCTTTTTGGTGTACGACGAGATCTATGCCAAGGTGAAAGGACTCGACGCGTTTCCGCGTCTCGACTGGCCTGATAACCTGCCGCTCCTCTATTACTCCTACCACATCATGGCGGGGTTGGGGACCATCTTCGTCGGCGTGATGGGGCTCGCGTTGCTGTGGCTGTGGAGAGGTCGACTCTTCACCGCCAGTTGGCTGCTGTGGCTCCTCGTGCTGTCGGCGCCGTTCCCCTATATCGCGACGACGGCCGGATGGATGACGGCGGAACTCGGCCGCCAGCCTTGGCTGGTCTATGGTCTCCTGCGCACCTCCGAGGGCGCCTCCCCGCTGGTGCATTCCGGCAACGCGCTCTTCACCCTGTTGGGTTTTCTTGGACTCTATCTGTTGCTCGGCATTCTTTTTCTCTTCTTGTTCCTCGAAACGATTCGACAGGGGCCGGCCGGCAGTCCGAACGGCGGTACGGCATAA
- a CDS encoding molybdopterin-dependent oxidoreductase, which translates to MKPRKSLNQDASFEHLAGAQPKTAMKRRQFLKGTVGAASLLALAGCDNLTQSSWFPNILNRAEKLTNFAQRAITPVNALAKEYTESDLSAVFPANGNTDPGTQAYAQALRNDFADWDVTIDGLVSNPTSFSLAAIKEMPARTQITRHDCVEGWSAIGKWTGALLGDLMRQVQPLPNAKYAVFYCADVDDEGISYYESMALADVFHPQTILAYELNDQPLDVPHGAPLRLRFERQLGYKQAKYVTRIQLVETLEGIAGGKGGYWEDQGYEWYAGI; encoded by the coding sequence ATGAAACCTAGAAAGTCATTGAACCAGGACGCTTCCTTTGAACATCTTGCAGGAGCACAACCGAAGACGGCCATGAAACGCCGCCAGTTTTTGAAGGGCACCGTCGGCGCAGCCAGCTTGCTTGCGCTAGCAGGCTGCGACAACCTGACGCAAAGCAGTTGGTTTCCGAACATTCTCAATAGGGCGGAGAAGCTGACCAACTTCGCCCAACGGGCCATCACGCCGGTCAACGCGCTCGCCAAGGAATACACGGAGTCGGATCTCTCGGCCGTATTTCCCGCGAACGGCAATACCGATCCGGGTACGCAGGCCTATGCCCAGGCGCTGCGAAATGATTTCGCGGACTGGGATGTGACGATCGATGGGCTCGTATCCAATCCGACCAGCTTTTCACTCGCGGCCATCAAAGAGATGCCGGCGCGGACACAGATTACCAGACATGATTGCGTCGAAGGCTGGAGCGCGATAGGCAAATGGACCGGCGCGTTATTGGGCGACTTGATGCGCCAAGTCCAGCCCTTGCCGAACGCCAAGTATGCCGTGTTCTACTGTGCCGACGTGGACGACGAAGGCATTTCCTATTACGAGAGCATGGCGTTGGCTGATGTCTTTCATCCCCAGACAATTCTGGCCTATGAACTGAACGATCAGCCGCTGGATGTTCCGCATGGCGCGCCACTGCGTCTCAGGTTCGAGCGCCAACTCGGCTACAAGCAAGCGAAGTATGTGACGCGAATCCAACTGGTCGAAACCCTCGAAGGCATCGCCGGCGGGAAAGGCGGGTATTGGGAAGACCAAGGCTATGAATGGTACGCCGGAATTTAG
- a CDS encoding cytochrome b/b6 domain-containing protein, whose product MVTVIERELDTQSPGRDAIPSPERKPEPMRPAPAGALKERIYRHKLPVRLAHWLNVVCLFILIGSGLQIFNAHPALYWGDRSDRDRPLLSIRPMRTDSGEMRGVTTVLGRQFDTTGVLGYSNGSGRAFPAWATVPSARWLAMGRQWHLFFAWVFVINGVIFATYAFVTRHFKRDLLPTGRDLKQIPQAVKDHIVLRHPMGDEAKRYNVLQKLAYVGVILGLAPLIVLTGLTMSPTIDTAFPWLLTIFGGRQAARTIHFVACFSFVGFIVIHVAQVILTGFFNNIRSMITGWFVIRHEGVNHET is encoded by the coding sequence ATGGTCACCGTGATCGAACGAGAGTTGGATACGCAGAGTCCAGGGCGAGATGCGATTCCGTCTCCGGAGCGGAAACCTGAGCCGATGCGCCCCGCGCCAGCCGGAGCCCTCAAGGAACGAATCTATCGACACAAGCTTCCCGTGCGGCTTGCCCATTGGCTCAACGTCGTCTGTCTGTTCATCTTGATCGGAAGCGGCTTGCAAATCTTCAACGCGCATCCGGCGCTCTATTGGGGCGATCGATCAGATCGCGACCGGCCGTTGCTCTCGATCCGTCCGATGAGGACCGACAGCGGCGAGATGAGAGGTGTCACGACGGTCTTAGGACGCCAATTTGATACGACCGGCGTGCTCGGCTATTCGAATGGGTCCGGCCGCGCGTTCCCGGCATGGGCCACGGTGCCCAGCGCACGTTGGCTTGCGATGGGACGGCAGTGGCATCTCTTTTTTGCCTGGGTTTTCGTGATCAACGGAGTGATCTTTGCGACCTACGCCTTCGTCACTCGCCACTTCAAGAGAGATCTCTTGCCGACCGGCCGTGACTTGAAACAGATCCCGCAAGCGGTGAAAGACCATATTGTCCTGCGTCATCCGATGGGCGACGAAGCCAAGCGCTACAACGTGCTGCAGAAACTGGCCTATGTCGGCGTGATCCTCGGCCTCGCGCCGTTGATCGTGTTGACGGGCCTGACTATGTCGCCGACGATCGATACGGCGTTCCCCTGGTTGTTGACGATCTTCGGTGGACGCCAAGCCGCGCGCACGATTCACTTCGTCGCCTGTTTCTCATTCGTGGGATTTATCGTCATTCACGTCGCACAGGTGATCTTGACAGGGTTCTTCAACAACATCCGCTCGATGATCACCGGATGGTTCGTCATTAGACATGAGGGAGTCAACCATGAAACCTAG
- a CDS encoding site-specific DNA-methyltransferase, giving the protein MPREPTVLQTNGVISSYHWSDKDGEPDFAVEYHGHRLKIECKNIRSKELFRTPPSYKVELQKTRNSKDGTNTRGYRPKQRPSGHNITDKFRDNGGAIPPNLLTFGNNDSNGYYMEACKRAGIKPHPARFPIQVPSFFIRFLTDPSDLVLDPFAGSNTTGEACEREHRKWIAMELNESYLAGSRFRFDKRNLENLLPFEADPAQRAEEGNLVSLFD; this is encoded by the coding sequence TTGCCGAGAGAACCCACCGTTCTGCAGACCAATGGCGTGATTTCGAGCTATCATTGGTCGGACAAAGACGGTGAACCGGACTTTGCGGTCGAATACCACGGTCATCGGCTCAAGATCGAGTGCAAGAACATCAGAAGCAAAGAGCTGTTTCGTACACCGCCAAGTTATAAGGTTGAGTTGCAGAAGACACGAAACTCAAAGGACGGAACAAATACACGCGGCTATAGGCCGAAACAGCGTCCTTCCGGTCACAACATCACGGATAAGTTCCGAGATAACGGGGGAGCGATTCCGCCAAACCTGCTGACCTTCGGAAACAACGACAGCAATGGTTATTATATGGAGGCTTGCAAGAGAGCCGGAATCAAACCGCACCCTGCAAGATTTCCAATTCAGGTGCCATCCTTCTTCATCCGATTCCTCACAGACCCATCAGACTTGGTACTTGATCCCTTTGCTGGGAGCAATACCACCGGCGAAGCTTGTGAACGAGAACACAGGAAGTGGATTGCAATGGAGCTGAACGAAAGCTACCTAGCGGGAAGCCGATTTCGTTTCGACAAGAGGAACCTTGAGAATCTCCTCCCGTTTGAAGCAGATCCTGCTCAGAGGGCCGAAGAAGGGAATCTCGTATCACTGTTCGATTGA
- a CDS encoding molybdopterin-dependent oxidoreductase yields MPQTSRRAFLQAAAALGLSVTPMSALAGLLDRIFSRREAKPTSPITSNEDFYTTSYRSPPTIRINDWSLSVNGLVERPMVLAYDQFMAKPSITQVVTLECVGNTVAGEFISTAEWAGISLRSLLEECGAGAQAYDIVLHGADGFSDSIRYDRAMAGDVMIAHSMNGVRLPLGHGFPARAIVPGHYGMKSVQWLTKIEVVAHDYKGYYQQKGWTEEAVVKTMSRIDVPGHGSTVQGLHQKIEGLAFAGARGISHVEISADGGERWNVANLTPSLSPYAWRFWNYDWTVSAPGRHTLIVRATDGTGSLQTSVEQEPAPDGATGLHEITVTVEP; encoded by the coding sequence ATGCCGCAAACGTCGCGCCGTGCATTCTTGCAAGCTGCCGCAGCCCTTGGTCTATCTGTGACGCCGATGTCCGCTCTGGCCGGTCTCCTTGACCGGATCTTCAGCCGGCGTGAGGCGAAACCGACCAGCCCCATCACATCGAACGAGGACTTCTACACCACATCCTATCGAAGCCCTCCCACGATCCGGATCAACGATTGGTCGCTGTCCGTGAACGGTCTTGTGGAACGGCCGATGGTTCTGGCCTATGATCAGTTCATGGCTAAGCCCTCCATAACCCAGGTCGTGACTCTCGAATGCGTCGGGAATACCGTTGCAGGCGAGTTTATCAGTACGGCCGAGTGGGCTGGAATTTCGTTGCGCTCGTTGCTGGAGGAATGCGGTGCCGGTGCACAGGCCTACGACATCGTGCTTCATGGGGCCGATGGATTCTCGGACAGTATCCGGTACGACCGGGCTATGGCCGGTGACGTCATGATCGCCCACAGCATGAACGGGGTGAGGCTGCCTCTGGGCCACGGCTTTCCCGCCCGCGCGATTGTTCCAGGCCACTATGGGATGAAAAGTGTGCAATGGCTGACGAAAATCGAGGTGGTGGCCCATGACTATAAAGGCTACTATCAACAGAAGGGATGGACCGAAGAGGCGGTCGTCAAGACGATGTCGCGCATCGATGTGCCCGGTCACGGATCAACCGTTCAAGGACTGCATCAGAAAATAGAAGGGCTCGCATTTGCCGGGGCGAGGGGGATCAGCCATGTTGAGATCAGTGCGGATGGAGGGGAGCGCTGGAACGTCGCCAACCTGACGCCATCCCTGTCTCCATACGCCTGGAGGTTCTGGAATTATGACTGGACCGTATCGGCGCCTGGTCGACATACGCTGATCGTTCGCGCAACGGATGGAACCGGTTCACTTCAGACGAGCGTGGAACAAGAACCGGCACCCGATGGCGCAACCGGCCTCCATGAAATCACCGTCACGGTGGAGCCGTAA
- a CDS encoding glucose 1-dehydrogenase, with amino-acid sequence MKAVAVIPGKPDSIHLAELPKPSVHEIPNGRGVLVQVLRVGVDGTDKEINAAEYGQAPPGYDFLVIGHECFGRVLEVGPSVTELMPGDYVVPTVRRPGGSFYDQVGQYDMTLEDTYYERGINLRHGYLTELFIDDPEYLVKIPRGLKDVAVLLEPTSIIEKGIIQAYEAQRRFKIWRPKKAAVLGAGTVGLLAALSLKMKGLDVTSFGKQSGPSRNLDLLAQLGVRYISTDDLSIREAAKRFGPFDLMFEATGYSPVVFEAMESLGKNGVLILASVTGGDRQHPIPADKINLDFVLGNKLVVGTVNANREYFEAGVYDFARAQLEFPGWLPRLLTHPVTGLENYEEMMRTLTTEKQAIKVYVNVAYE; translated from the coding sequence ATGAAAGCTGTCGCCGTCATCCCTGGAAAACCCGATTCGATCCATCTCGCCGAACTGCCCAAGCCATCGGTCCATGAGATCCCGAACGGACGCGGCGTGCTCGTACAGGTCTTGCGCGTCGGTGTCGACGGGACGGACAAAGAGATTAACGCGGCGGAATACGGGCAGGCGCCTCCCGGCTACGATTTTCTCGTGATCGGCCATGAGTGTTTCGGCCGGGTGCTTGAGGTCGGGCCGAGCGTGACCGAGTTGATGCCCGGCGACTATGTCGTCCCGACGGTTCGTCGTCCCGGCGGAAGTTTCTACGATCAAGTCGGCCAGTACGACATGACGCTGGAAGATACCTACTATGAGCGTGGCATCAATTTGCGCCATGGCTACCTGACGGAACTCTTTATCGACGATCCGGAATATTTGGTGAAGATCCCGCGAGGACTGAAAGATGTGGCTGTCCTGCTCGAACCGACCTCGATCATCGAAAAGGGGATCATCCAGGCCTATGAGGCGCAGCGGCGATTCAAAATCTGGCGGCCCAAGAAAGCGGCGGTGTTGGGCGCTGGGACCGTGGGATTGCTCGCAGCCCTTTCATTGAAGATGAAGGGACTCGACGTGACGAGCTTCGGCAAACAGAGCGGGCCGTCTCGGAATCTCGATCTCTTGGCGCAGCTCGGCGTGCGATACATCTCGACGGATGATCTGTCGATCCGTGAAGCAGCGAAACGATTCGGTCCGTTCGATCTGATGTTTGAAGCGACCGGCTATTCACCGGTGGTGTTTGAAGCCATGGAGTCGTTGGGGAAGAACGGCGTGTTGATCCTTGCCAGCGTAACCGGCGGAGACAGACAGCATCCGATCCCAGCCGACAAGATCAACCTGGACTTCGTGTTGGGGAACAAGCTCGTCGTCGGGACGGTCAATGCCAACAGGGAGTACTTCGAGGCCGGCGTGTATGACTTTGCGCGGGCGCAGCTCGAATTCCCAGGCTGGCTTCCGAGGCTCCTGACCCATCCAGTCACGGGATTGGAAAACTATGAAGAGATGATGAGGACGTTGACGACGGAAAAACAGGCCATCAAAGTCTATGTGAACGTGGCCTACGAATAG
- a CDS encoding DUF547 domain-containing protein, producing the protein MVWVWIIVLTGMVEAGCSSVPERFTPLDPVDPAQISHQLLNDVFQASVTDGSVNYPQIQLDGRFGAYITMLDRVNPSALPNGDRLAFWINGYNACAIQGILHGYSPKPYIGWYRFFKSHTCGIGGVRLTLSDIEHAILRKQFHEPRIHFAIVCASSSCPKLPSWAYNPRQLDEQLDQAARAFVNDPTRNRFDRQQKLAYLSKIFDWFEEDFTGDSGSVLQFVARYVHDADLARELTPGAYRIAYLDYDWSLNGPAPKEMTHARTQ; encoded by the coding sequence ATGGTTTGGGTGTGGATCATTGTCCTCACGGGAATGGTTGAAGCCGGCTGCTCTTCGGTCCCCGAGCGATTTACTCCTCTCGACCCGGTCGACCCCGCTCAGATATCACATCAGTTGCTGAACGATGTGTTCCAGGCCTCTGTCACAGACGGCTCTGTGAACTATCCACAGATTCAGCTAGACGGGAGATTCGGGGCCTATATCACGATGCTCGATCGCGTGAATCCTTCCGCGCTTCCCAATGGCGATCGCCTTGCATTCTGGATCAACGGTTACAACGCTTGTGCGATTCAGGGCATTCTCCATGGATACAGCCCGAAGCCCTATATCGGGTGGTATCGCTTCTTCAAATCGCATACGTGTGGGATTGGAGGGGTGCGCCTGACTCTCAGCGACATCGAACATGCAATTCTGCGCAAGCAATTTCATGAGCCGCGCATCCATTTCGCCATCGTCTGTGCCTCGTCGTCCTGTCCCAAATTGCCATCATGGGCCTACAATCCAAGGCAGCTCGACGAGCAACTGGATCAAGCCGCACGAGCATTCGTCAACGACCCGACGAGGAACCGTTTCGATCGACAGCAGAAACTCGCCTACCTGTCGAAGATCTTCGATTGGTTCGAGGAGGATTTCACCGGGGATTCCGGTTCGGTCTTGCAATTTGTCGCACGTTACGTACATGACGCGGACCTCGCGCGCGAACTCACACCGGGCGCATACCGAATCGCCTATCTGGACTATGACTGGAGTCTCAATGGTCCAGCGCCGAAGGAGATGACCCATGCTCGTACACAGTGA
- a CDS encoding redoxin domain-containing protein, whose protein sequence is MLDRFLMALLAVLAGILFTWAVVNASVGMKAPDITNQTWLNSDPLHLNELKGKVVMVEFWTFGCYNCRNVEPYVKRWHEKYTGQGLVVIGVHSPEFSREREVENVKRYLKEHDIRFAVPIDNDFSTWNKYGNRYWPAMYVIDRQGIIRHIRIGEGGYTETEQWIKRLLKEPS, encoded by the coding sequence ATGCTCGATCGATTTCTCATGGCATTGTTGGCGGTCTTGGCCGGCATTCTGTTCACGTGGGCCGTGGTCAATGCGAGCGTCGGCATGAAGGCGCCGGACATCACGAACCAGACCTGGCTGAACAGCGATCCGCTTCACCTGAATGAGCTGAAAGGCAAAGTCGTGATGGTCGAGTTCTGGACCTTCGGCTGCTATAACTGTCGAAACGTCGAGCCGTACGTCAAACGATGGCACGAGAAATACACCGGCCAAGGCCTCGTCGTCATCGGGGTCCATTCGCCCGAGTTTTCGCGCGAACGCGAAGTCGAAAACGTCAAACGTTATCTCAAGGAGCACGACATTCGCTTCGCCGTTCCGATCGACAACGATTTTTCAACCTGGAACAAGTACGGCAATCGCTATTGGCCGGCGATGTACGTGATCGACAGGCAGGGTATCATCCGGCACATTCGAATCGGAGAGGGCGGTTATACGGAGACGGAGCAGTGGATCAAGCGGCTCCTGAAGGAGCCGTCGTAG
- a CDS encoding serine hydrolase: protein MSKPLGSTVIAGLVGDRVVTWDDRIIDHDPGFHMHDASVTAALTIRDTSAHRSGLPDHAGDLLEDMGYDRAEVLRRRRVQGCRDIVGNALRRAAVSAIGHECHEVPPVGFPGAPQSRARSRRTPPLANVVYLGTYANDFCGKLELVVQDGKLTMRQGPNKSAYPLTRYDHDRLYYETAGENAVSWSGVTFTVGVDGNAAGVVVENLNQDGLGMFTRISDK, encoded by the coding sequence ATGTCCAAGCCGCTGGGCTCGACCGTGATCGCGGGGCTCGTCGGTGATCGCGTGGTGACATGGGACGATCGCATCATCGATCACGATCCCGGCTTTCACATGCATGATGCGTCCGTGACGGCCGCGCTCACGATTCGGGATACATCTGCCCATCGGAGTGGGTTGCCGGATCATGCGGGCGACTTGTTGGAGGATATGGGCTATGACCGCGCGGAGGTCTTGCGCCGTCGCCGCGTCCAAGGCTGCCGGGACATCGTGGGAAACGCTCTCCGACGAGCGGCTGTATCAGCGATTGGGCATGAGTGCCACGAGGTCCCGCCTGTCGGATTTCCTGGCGCGCCCCAATCGCGCGCGCGGTCACGGCGGACGCCGCCGCTGGCAAATGTCGTCTATCTCGGCACCTACGCGAACGATTTTTGCGGGAAGCTTGAACTCGTCGTGCAGGACGGCAAGCTCACGATGCGCCAGGGACCGAACAAGTCGGCGTATCCGCTGACGCGCTATGATCACGATAGGCTCTACTATGAGACGGCCGGTGAAAACGCGGTCAGCTGGAGCGGCGTCACGTTTACCGTAGGCGTCGATGGCAACGCCGCCGGTGTCGTCGTTGAGAATTTGAACCAAGATGGGTTGGGCATGTTCACACGCATATCAGACAAATAA
- a CDS encoding glycosyl hydrolase family 17 protein, with product MAPTYLGIAFQPYAGQWTGTPPHASTPLWNSYSQQDIARMLAVIAPAFDKISTYGMGYAGYYQPSTPWNQVDSNCRIAGAAAQVNRQQGKLVIAVSQGIYQQPTPELQQAEIAAAFAAAQAANSVFANTVTTLVFTNEYVTDATTTSAVTAMLTANKAQAKNLNLKIGVRSQTFGQLTNPACPYLTQLQTLVQNCDVMLCNLYPPNPPGTIRDSVQNIAQAFDSIKTAVAGLNPQCEVMIGETGWPSAGISFNNSVNNVANAQAYYEAIKQWAVQRSVMTYYFEAIDEPWKSNQNVTVPPTAPWQGPNGAEGHYGIWSLDGQQNYTPKFPAS from the coding sequence ATGGCACCGACGTATCTTGGAATAGCGTTTCAACCCTATGCGGGACAGTGGACCGGGACGCCCCCTCACGCCTCAACACCCCTCTGGAATTCGTACAGCCAGCAGGATATTGCCCGCATGCTTGCGGTCATCGCGCCTGCTTTCGACAAGATCAGTACATACGGGATGGGCTATGCAGGCTATTACCAGCCCAGTACACCATGGAATCAGGTCGATTCCAATTGCCGCATCGCCGGCGCGGCGGCGCAGGTGAATCGGCAGCAAGGCAAGCTCGTGATTGCGGTTTCACAGGGCATTTATCAGCAGCCGACGCCGGAGTTGCAACAGGCGGAGATCGCCGCCGCGTTTGCCGCGGCGCAGGCGGCCAACTCGGTGTTCGCGAATACGGTCACGACGTTGGTTTTCACCAATGAATACGTCACCGACGCGACCACGACCAGCGCCGTCACGGCGATGCTCACGGCCAACAAGGCACAGGCGAAGAATCTCAATCTGAAAATTGGAGTGCGCTCGCAGACCTTCGGACAGCTCACCAATCCGGCCTGCCCCTATCTGACGCAGCTGCAGACGCTGGTCCAGAATTGTGATGTGATGCTCTGCAATCTCTACCCGCCGAATCCCCCCGGCACGATCCGAGACAGCGTCCAGAACATCGCCCAGGCCTTCGACAGCATCAAGACCGCCGTCGCCGGCCTGAATCCACAATGTGAAGTCATGATCGGCGAGACGGGGTGGCCATCGGCGGGGATCAGTTTCAACAATTCGGTGAACAATGTGGCGAATGCCCAAGCCTACTACGAGGCGATCAAGCAGTGGGCCGTGCAGCGCAGCGTCATGACCTACTATTTTGAGGCGATCGACGAGCCCTGGAAAAGCAACCAGAATGTCACCGTTCCACCGACCGCCCCGTGGCAAGGGCCGAACGGCGCCGAAGGACACTATGGGATCTGGTCTCTCGACGGGCAGCAGAATTATACGCCGAAGTTTCCAGCCTCATAG
- a CDS encoding serine hydrolase, translating to MTTEITPDQATAALPELEKLANELRKNTGVPGLAIAVVYHDQVVYAKGCGRGHRVSTRFDVQAAGLDRDRGARR from the coding sequence ATGACCACTGAAATCACGCCGGACCAGGCCACAGCGGCGCTCCCGGAGCTGGAGAAGCTGGCCAACGAGCTCCGCAAGAACACAGGCGTGCCCGGCCTAGCTATCGCCGTGGTGTATCACGATCAGGTCGTCTATGCCAAGGGCTGTGGACGCGGACACCGTGTTTCAACTCGCTTCGATGTCCAAGCCGCTGGGCTCGACCGTGATCGCGGGGCTCGTCGGTGA
- the cydB gene encoding cytochrome d ubiquinol oxidase subunit II gives METFWYIAVTLMLGAYVLLDGFDFGVGLVYPLVTRTEEERVTALGAIGPVWNGNEVWLIAAGGLLFFAFPRAYAAGFSGFYLALIIVLWLFMARGLALELRSHVDHLLWRQFWDLAFCGASALLAVVFGAALGNLIRGVPLNQDGYFFVALWTNFMTGPEPGILDWFTVLTGLTSAAILALHGANYLAMKTEGSLQAQARTIARLAGFATVGSVVLVLAAVPFVQPSFSHNYEAHPMGAVLPFLGIGALVATIVLRRREHDVYAFYASCVMILAFLAGTAWGSYPNILIATTDPSHSLTVGNATAGIYGMHAGLWWFLPGFILVIAYQVYAHRLFWGKVHPSSH, from the coding sequence ATGGAAACATTTTGGTACATCGCTGTGACGCTGATGCTGGGGGCCTATGTCCTGCTCGATGGCTTCGACTTCGGCGTGGGCCTCGTCTATCCCCTCGTGACAAGAACGGAAGAGGAGCGCGTGACTGCCTTGGGTGCAATCGGGCCGGTCTGGAATGGAAATGAAGTGTGGCTCATCGCGGCAGGCGGCCTGTTATTCTTCGCCTTTCCCAGGGCCTATGCCGCCGGGTTCAGCGGGTTCTATCTCGCGCTCATCATCGTGTTATGGCTGTTCATGGCCCGAGGACTCGCGCTTGAACTGCGGTCGCATGTGGACCATCTCCTCTGGAGACAGTTCTGGGATCTCGCGTTTTGCGGCGCGAGTGCGCTGCTGGCTGTCGTGTTCGGCGCGGCGTTGGGTAATCTCATCCGCGGGGTGCCGCTCAACCAGGACGGCTACTTTTTCGTGGCGCTCTGGACGAATTTCATGACGGGGCCGGAACCGGGTATTCTGGATTGGTTCACGGTGTTGACCGGACTCACCAGCGCGGCAATCCTTGCGCTCCATGGCGCGAATTACCTGGCGATGAAGACCGAGGGCTCGCTACAGGCGCAGGCCAGGACCATCGCCAGACTGGCCGGCTTTGCCACGGTCGGCTCGGTGGTGCTGGTGCTGGCTGCCGTCCCGTTCGTTCAGCCGTCGTTCAGTCACAACTATGAAGCCCATCCGATGGGCGCTGTGTTGCCATTCCTTGGTATCGGCGCGCTGGTGGCCACAATCGTCCTGCGACGTCGCGAGCATGACGTCTACGCATTCTATGCCTCCTGCGTCATGATCCTCGCGTTCTTGGCCGGCACGGCCTGGGGGTCGTATCCCAACATCCTGATCGCGACGACCGACCCATCGCATAGTCTGACGGTTGGCAATGCGACCGCCGGAATCTATGGCATGCACGCCGGTCTCTGGTGGTTCTTGCCTGGGTTCATCCTGGTGATCGCCTACCAGGTCTATGCCCATCGGCTGTTCTGGGGCAAAGTCCATCCCTCCTCGCACTGA